TCGACTCGATGAGCGCCTTCTGGCTGAGGGCTCCCGTGAGAGCGAGGGAGCAGAGCTACATGGTGAAGCGCGTGCTCAACAGGTGGGGCTTCACGATATACGCAACCAGCCAGTACGCGATCACGACTGGCTCGGCCTTCGGGTGGGGCATCGAGCATGTCGCCGATGGAATCATCCACTTCAAGAGAACCATCGCCAACGGCGTCCTACGCCGCTACCTGATCATCGAGAAGATGCGGCAGACGCCGCACGACCTCAGAGCCTGGGAGCTCGATATCGTGGACGGGCAGGGCCTAGTCCTCCGCAGACCCCTAGCGCGCAGGATCGAGGATGAAGCGCTACCCCCCGAGGTGATAGAACGCATTCGAAAAGCAGCTTCAAGAGAGGGGTAAAAAGCGGGAGAGTGTACAGGCAGCACGTTGATGAAGCCTCGCATAGCTGAACCGTGAAGAGGAACCCGAGGCTGATGCCTTTCCCAGCTCTTCCAGAGCCCCTGAACCAGCTTGCCTGTCCTGGACATTAGAACATATGGGTGAGCCTCTGAGGTAATAATGTCAACGGCATGCATTGGCATGTCATAGGCATTCTTCCCACGCCGTTCATTAATGTCCCGGACATTATAGGAAAACACCCGTCGCCAAGCTGGAGAAAGGTTAAAAGGCCGGCTCCGAAGGAGAAGCGAAGCCCGGTGGTGTAGCGGTAAGCATGCGGGGCTCTGAGCCGAAAGGCACGGCGAGTACGCCCCCGAGGACCGGGGTTCGAATCCCCGCCGGGCTACCAAGCTTTCACCTACCACCGGCTCACGCTTTTCCGAACACTACTACGACGTCTTTCAGGGCCGGATCATCGTGGAGTTCCGCGTTGGGCAGCTTCCCCAGCAGCTCGGGTAGCAGCTCAACCCGCTTCCTCAGCATCGTTACGGCGGCTCTACCGTGAGGTTTCAGGAGCCTCAGGATCCCGTCCAGCGCGAGAGGGGCTTCGTGCAGAACAGTCACCGAGTAGATTGTGCGGAAGGACAGCTCCCTAAAGGGCATCCTCTCCGCATCTCCGCAGACCAGATCCCCATGCTCGACCCTCCCCCTCACCTTAGCCACCCTGAGCATCTCCATCGAGAGATCGAGGCCCACGCAGTAGCACGGCACTCGCACGAGGAGGAGGCCCGTACCGCAACCCACGTCTAGAACAGGCTCCTCCGGCGCCACGCGGGTTAAGACAGCTTCATGCTTCAAGGCCTGCTCTCCGCCATAAAGCTCATCGTAGACGCCCGCGAGCAGGGAGTAGTCGAGGCTCACGTCAAAAGCCTAACCAACTTCAGTTAAAAGCCCACCTTCTAAGTTTCGGAACAAAGGCGCGGATAAATACCCCTCAACCCATCACCACTACGACCCCAGATGAAGGGGATAGCAAGTAAGAAGGTCTTAACCCTAGCCCTCGGGGCCGTACTCGTAGCAGCGCTGTTAGCCACTGCACCCCTCGCAACAGCCGTTCCAATTAAAGTCTGGCGGATACAGGTTGTAGACCAGACCGGCAGACCCCTTGCCAACGAGGAGATTCTAGTAGCTGTATGGAACGAAACCGGGAACTGCGCCATAGCCTACTTTAAGGGTAAGACTGACGCTGAAGGTAAAGCTACACTAACGATCCTACCCGAGTACGTTCTCGATACCGCGCAGCCCTACACTGGACAGACCTTCAACATCACTGTAGCTATCAACAAATATGGTAGGTGGCTGCTGCTCCACACGAATAAAGGACTAGACTGGAGCACTTTCGTGGCGAACTATATTAACAAGACTGTTACTGCTGACCACTGG
The Thermofilaceae archaeon DNA segment above includes these coding regions:
- a CDS encoding KaiC domain-containing protein translates to MVTRLSTGIPKLDELLSGGVPEGFLTALVGMPGTGKTVACLHFAWAGLRQGESCIYVTTEESRESIVRQASQFKMDYQAALKEGRLVIIDALMREKEDEWSLREVTVEEMLDKVIAAKKTLGRGCRRLIIDSMSAFWLRAPVRAREQSYMVKRVLNRWGFTIYATSQYAITTGSAFGWGIEHVADGIIHFKRTIANGVLRRYLIIEKMRQTPHDLRAWELDIVDGQGLVLRRPLARRIEDEALPPEVIERIRKAASREG
- a CDS encoding class I SAM-dependent methyltransferase, which produces MSLDYSLLAGVYDELYGGEQALKHEAVLTRVAPEEPVLDVGCGTGLLLVRVPCYCVGLDLSMEMLRVAKVRGRVEHGDLVCGDAERMPFRELSFRTIYSVTVLHEAPLALDGILRLLKPHGRAAVTMLRKRVELLPELLGKLPNAELHDDPALKDVVVVFGKA